The DNA segment TGAATCCACTAAAGATGCGGTCGGTCTGCTGGATCAGTACAAGGATCGCGCGAAAATTCTTGCCGGCGGAACCGATCTCATTCCGAGCATGAAGAATAAATTATTCGAACCGGAAGTAGTCATCAGTATTAATAATATACCGGAACTGAAGAAAATTCATTTCGACCGGAAAACCGGCTTGACTCTCGGCGGCCTGGTGTCTCTCACTGACGTTGGACACCACCCTTTGGTAACTGAGAACTATCCCGTTTTGGCTGAAGCGGCAAAAAAAATTGCAACGCCGTTGCTTCAGAATAAAGGAACGATCGGTGGGAATATATTACTTGACACCCGCTGTTACTATTACAATCAGTCTCATTTCTGGCGTAAGGCTGTGAATAATTGTATGAAAAAGGACGGAGATATTTGCCGAGTAGCTCCGGGAGGGCATCGTTGTTATGCCATTTCTTCCTGTGACACCGTTCCGGTTTTATACGCGCTCGATGCTGTGATCACGCTGGTTAGCGCGCAGGGAGAACGGAAAATTCCGTTGCGTGAATTTTACCAAAATGACGGTATGGCATTTAACAAAATGTTGCCGAATGAAATATTAACCCAAGTGCAGATTCCAAAGTTACCTACCGGATTTCGCGGCGCGTATATGAAATTACGCCGTCGTCAGGCCATCGACTATCCAATGCTGGGGGTTATGGTAGGATTAATTTTAGATGATAACGAGATCTGCCTTGACGCTAAAATTATTTTAGGCGCTGTATTCCCGTGCCCTTGGGAAGTAACTGAAGCACAGAACGTGCTTATCGGAAAAAAGATCACTGAAAAAGAAATTGAAGAAGCGTCTGAAATTGCTTACAACACGGCTAAACCAATGGACTTGACTAATTTCCGCCCGGCATACCGAAAACGAATGGTGAAGGTGTTTACGCGGAGAATTTTACAAAACTTATCGCAGCAATCAGAATATACTGAAGAGGTATTGGCCTGATCGGCCGGAAACAATTCGCCTTCCGATGCGTTCTACCTGATAAAGATTCCTTCGGATTTTATGACCGAAACCACACCTACAATCCCAGCACATAAAGTAGTTAAAGAATACCGTGTTCTCTATTTGGAATCCGGGCTGTTAGCGGTTTTAATTCTGCACATTATTTTTGTGAATTTTCTTCCAAAAATGGATACGGCCGACATTTCTGATCTAAAGCGTACTGATATCGTTCTGGAAGTTAACGACATCCCGCAAACCCGCCAAGCTTTATCCGTAAAAGGTTCACCTGTAAAGCCCGTCATACCTATTGCATCGGACATTACTGAAAATATTCTTGCAGAAGAGACGGATGTTCGGTACGGAACCGAGGACGGCTTACTTGAGATACCGGCAATGCCCGCGCCTCCGGGCGGTAAAGGCAAATCAGAGTATTTCCCAGCCAAACTAATGGTAAGTAAATTCCCTGAATACCCTGCCGAACTCCAAAAGCAAGGCGTGTCCGGGGTTATTATACTTCAGGTCAAAATTGACGTAACAGGGAAAGTCATTGATCACAAAGTAAAATTAAATACAACCAAAAGCAGCGTGCTTGAAAAATTATCTATTGAAACCGTGTATAAATGCCGCTACAACCCGGCCTCTGATGGCAAGTCTCCTCTCGTTTCTTGGACAGATCACCGGTTTGAATTTCTTGACAAGACCGTTCAATAATGCTACTTTACTTCCAATCGCTAGTTAATTTTCAAATACCGTGGACTTGTACAATCTATTTATTATTTAACTGAGGAAATAAACCTGTCATGGGACGAATATTCGAGAAACGAAAATATAAAATGTTTGCGCGTTTTGATAAAATGGCAAAAGCATTCACACGGTACGGAAAAGAAATTGCCATTGCAGTAAAACTGAGCGGGCCGGATCCGAACCTGAATCCGAGATTGCGCACAGCGATCCAGAATGCAAAGGGCGTGAATATGCCTAAGGATCGTATTGATGCAGCCATTAAGCGCGCATCATCCAAAGATGAAAAAGATTTACAGGAAGTTCTGTATGAGGGATACGGGCCGCACGGGATAGGAATTTTGGTGGAGTGCGCAACGGATAACCCGACGCGCACCGTTGCAAATATCCGTATGTATTTTACAAAAGTCGGCGGCTCATTGGGCGCATCCGGCTCCGTTGGCTTTTCTTTTGAGCGGAAAGGCGTTTTTAAGTTGGAAGCTCCTGCGGTAGATTTGGAAGAACTGGAACTTGAACTTATCGATTACGGCGCGGATGATTTTGCAGTCGACGAAAATGAAATCTACGTCTACACCTCTTTCGCTGATTTCACAAAAATGCAGAAAGCGCTAGAAGAAAAACAATTTAATATCATTACAGCGGAACTTCAATATGTCCCTAAAACATCCACTCAGTTATCCGAAGAACAGGAGGAGGACATATTAAAGTTGATTGCAATTATCGAAGAAGATGAAGACGTGCAGAATGTTTATCATAACATGAAGTAGTTTGGTTCTTATTATATGAAGTTTTTAATTATTGAATTATTTCTATGAAAATCCTTGTCATCGGGAACGGCGGCCGCGAACACGCATTGGTTTGGAAGATCGCTCAATCTGAAAAAGTTACTCACATTTATTGCGCTGCCGGTAATGGCGGCATTCGCTCCCTCGCCGAATGCATTCCGATAAAACCGACAGATATTAATGCTCTATTACAATTTGCCCTCCAAAATAAAATCGATCTCACGATCGTTGGGCCGGAACAACCGCTGACGCTTGGCATTGTCGATCTTTTTCAGCAACACGAACTAAATATTTTCGGCCCGTCTGCTACGGCGGCGGAAATCGAAGGCAGTAAAGTTTTTGCCAAAAATTTAATGATGAAATATGGCATTCCAACGGCAGCCTTTAAATCATTTACCGTGATTGCAGATGCTAAGGCTTATATTACTGATATGAATCAGCCGTGCGTTGTCAAAGCCGACGGCCTCGCCGCAGGAAAAGGCGCGATAGTCTGTCCGACGCTGCAGGAAGCGCTAACGGCAGTTGACACGATCAAAAATGAATTAGGGGAAGCAGGTAACTCCATCGTTGTTGAAGAGATGATGGAAGGTGAAGAAGCATCAATTTTTGCTGTTACCGACGGCATAAATTACCTTCTCTTGCCTGCCGCACAGGACCATAAAAGAATCTTCGACGGCGACAGGGGAAAAAACACAGGCGGTATGGGCGCTTATGCTCCGGCTCCCGTCATGTCATCAACTTTATTAGACCGTGTAAAAAAGGAAATTATCGAACCTACAATTTTAGCGATGACAAACGAAGGCCGGAAGTATCAGGGCGTTTTATATTGCGGAATAATGCTTACCCGCAGCGGGCCTAAAGTGGTTGAATTTAATTGCCGTTTCGGCGACCCGGAATGTCAGGCGGTATTACCTTTGATCAAAAGTGACATAGTTGACATGTTTCTATCGGTTGTAAATCAGAGTATAAGCTCATATAGATTGGATGTGCGCCAACAATCTTCCGTATGCGTAGTAATGGCATCAGGCGGGTATCCTGATCAATACGAAAAAAACAAAGAAATTTCCGGTCTGGACAGAATGACCGATGAGAACACCTTAATATTTCATGCGGGTACAGATTTGATAAACGGAAAGGTCTGCAGCTCCGGTGGCCGTGTTTTGGGCGTAACATCCTGTTCTGAACATTTACCCGATGCGATCAAGAAAGCATATACAGCCGCCGAACAAATTCATTTTGAAAAGGCGTATTTCAGAAAAGATATCGGCTACCGCGCACTAAAAAATTAATTTCGCTCAGGAGCATGCTGTGAAATTACAGTTTTGTTTTTTGTTTGTTTTTGTAACGCAATCGATCGCACAGGTCCCTATTAAGTTGGACTTCGGAAATAAATCATCCTCCATTATTCCCGTGTATCATGGCGATCAGAATTACGTCTCTGCGAACGACATGGTTGATCTTCTCGATGCGGGATTTTATGAAAATAAGGCCAAGAAAAAAATTGTACTTTCTATTCCCGGTCATCAAATAAAAATCACCGGCAACAACCCGTTCATAGTGGTTGATGAAAAAGATATACTGCAGATGCCGGCAGACTGCCAGTATATCGACGATAAAATTTTTCTTCCAGTGCAGTTTTTTGTTCCAATTCTTAATGCGTATTTGACCACGCCCGTTTTGGTTGACGACCATAAATCCATAATGCCATTAACGGACGCGGGAATTTCAAAAAGCGAAGTTCTTGAAGATACGGAAAAGGGAAAGATTAACCTCACGGCGATCACTTTTGACAAAAAAACTAACGGACTCCTGATTAAATTAAAAACAGAGAAAAATTTTCAAAAAAACGATGTCGAAGTTTGGAGGAACAAAAACTGGCTCTATGTAACTATTTCCGACGGACTGTCTTCAGATGACGTTTCGAGGGATATTAAGTTGTCGGAGCAATTTAAATTGATTAAGAGCGCTTTAATCTTTCAGCACAAGAATTCGGTGCAACTCTCATTTCAACTTAATTACGATATACCTGGACAGGAAATTTTTATTGACGATAAAAGCGGCGATGTTTTTGTCAGTATCCGCGTCAGCAATGCAGCGCATCTCGACGTTGATCCCCTCAAAATTCCGAAACTGAATATTCAAAAAGACCAGTGGAAAATTGATAAAATAGTTTTGGACGCCGGCCATGGCGGCTGGGATAACGGCGCGTCAGGAAAGAACAAGACCCGGGAAAAAGATATGACGCTTGCGATCGTATTAAAGCTGGGTAAATTGATAGAACAACGGCTTGGTCTCAAAGTAGAATACACGAGAGATACCGATACCTACATCACGCTTCATGGCAGAACCAAATTTGCCAATTCCCGTAACGCTAAACTTTTTGTGAGCGTACATTGTAACTCTAACGTTAAACGGAAAGCAAATGGATTTGAAACGTTTTTTCTGTCGCCCAGCCGAACCGATGAGGCCCTTGCTGTGGCCCGAAAGGAAAATGAGGTTATAGAACTAGAAAAAGATAACCACAAGTATGGTGATTTTACGGATGAAAAATTTATTTTAAGCAATATTATGCAAAGCGTTTTTGTAAAGGAAAGCGAGGAATTGGCCGATTACATTCAGAAGGGGTTGGACAAGCAGCTCAGTCTTACAAATCGCGGCGTTTCGCAGGCTCCGTTTTATGTGCTGATGGGCGCTTCGATGCCGTCCGTGCTGGTAGAAACGGCTTTCATTTCTAATTTAAATGAGGAAAAATTTTTGAAATCGGAAGACGGACAAAAGAAATTGGCTGAAGGTATTTATGACGGAATCAAAAATTTCATCCAAGATTACGAGAAATCACAAAAAGAATAAACACGGCTTAATCTCTATTTAGCCTTTCCAATGCCTTAATAATTCCCTGAGCCTTATCTATACATTCCTGATATTCTTCATCAGCTTCTGAATCCCACACGATGGCTCCGCCGGTTTGGAAATATCCCTTTTCGCCTTGCAGGATTAGAGTCCTGATCACTACGGAGAGATCCATAGTTCCATCATATCCGATATAGCCCAAAGCGCCGGAATAAACGCCGCGGTTGAATAATTCCAATTCGTCGATGATTTCCATAGCGCGAATTTTCGGCGCGCCGGTCATTGAACCCGGCGGAAAACAAGCTTTCACAACGTCTATATTGGTACAGTTCTCTTTGAGTTTGCTGTTAATAGTCGAAACCATCTGAAATACGGTTGAGTATTTTTCAATATCGAAAAGGCGGGTTACCTGTACGCTTCCTGTTTCCGACACACGGCCAAGATCGTTTCTCACAAGATCAACGATCATCACATTTTCTGCCCGATCTTTCTCGCTATGTAATAATTCGAAATACATTGCCTCATCTTTGAAAAAGTCGCTGTGTCTCGGACGGGTGCCTTTGATTGGTTTACTTTCGGCTTCACGATCATGAATACGCAGAAAACGTTCCGGTGAGGAACTTATTACCGAAACATTCCCGCATTTAAGAAATGCGGAAAATGGCGAAGGGCTGACGTCAATAAGGTTTTTAAAAATCCGAAATTCGGTCCATTCTTCTTTTTTTCGAAAGATGACATTAAAACGTTGAGCCAGATTCAACTCATACACATCGCCGTCAGCAATGTGCTCTTTCACAACACCGATTTGTTTCATATAATCGGCTTTGGTGACCGTGTGAGTAATGTTGTATTCAACCGCTTCTTTTTTTGGTTGAATGTTATCGTTGTTATTAACGACTTTTTCAAGTCTTTGAATACCTTCGTCCGTTCCAACGAAGTAATATTTATTTTTCAAATGATCAATGACTATGTGCCCGTCGTAAAACATCCAGCATGAATCCGGCAGATTGGGGTTGTCCTCAGCGGTAGAGGACAATTGTTCGATATGGTTTTTCATATCGTATCCCCAGTAGCCTATTGCGCCTCCCTTAAAGAAGGGCATTCCGGCAATATGAGTATTGAACTTATAGTCTATTTTTTGAGCAGTCATTAGACTTACAAAATGCTGAAATGGATTGCCTTCATATTTCTCTATTTTTTCTTTTTTGTTTATGATGATCTTGTTATGCTTCGCCGTGAAAACGATGCTGGGATCGCATGACATGTAAGAAAACCGGGAGTTTTCATTTTGAAAAATCGAACTGTACAGAAAAAAACTGTATTCATGCAAATACAGCTTCGCGAATAAATCCAATAAAGAATTTTTACAATGGAATTCACGTAGATACCAGCTCGTCATAATTACTCTAAAATTTCAATTAATGATTGACGGAAAGTATGCAGAATGTTCTCAGTCAACCCGCCCATCTTACCGTCGCTTATGGTGGTCTTCTCAGCTTGAGTTACCGGCAGTACTTGAATATTGGTGTTGGTCAGAAAAATCTCATTGGCCTGGAGGGCATCGCTTTTGGAGAAAGTCGTTTGAGCAACCGGTAGATTCAATTTTTGTGAAATTATTTCTATGACGCGCGCGCGGGTCGTTCCGGCCAATATCCCTGCTTCCAATGGCGGCGTTAAGAGCATCCCGTTCTTGATAATAAAAATATTGCTTGCGGTTCCCTCATAAACGGTTTCAAATGCATCCATAAGCATCATGTCATAACATTGTTTGTCGAGCGCCTTTTGTTTCGCTAATACATATGACTGCGCGCTCAGGGATTTTGTTTTGCCTGTTTTTTCATGCGAATTAAACAATGAACTGAATTGAAAATCAATCTTGACTCCTTTCTCGTAAAATGAATCCGGAATTATTTTACTCGGGCGAACAACGGTCAGTAAAGTCGGCTTAATGTCTTTTGAATACCCAAAGCCAAATTGATCGCCGCTTCCGCGCGTGACGGTAACGCGCACATAGGCGTCTGATAATTTATTCTTGATGAGCAGGTCATCTATAATATTTCGTATATCAGATAAAGAAGTTGAAAGCTTAATTTCTGAACGTTGACACCCGTCAAGCAGTCGTTCATAATGAGCCTTATATGAAATAACTCTCCGCCCAACCGTCCGCATAGTTTCAAAGATGCCGTCGCCATAGAGAAATCCCCTATCATTGGGAGATAGCGTTATATCGGATTCCGGAACATATTTTCCGTTGTAGTACGCTATATAATAAGATGAGTTCATAATGTAGATACGGTAAAATGTCAGCAAATCTAATCAACGTGCGCCTGACAATCAAACAAAAACAACCCGAAATTTCTTGAATTGAACTTGTTTTTTATATATGTTGCTCGAGGTTTCAAGAAAACGTGAAAGTTCATAGGAGAAAGCAGAGCCATGATCGATACGATATTCGATAAAATTGAAAAAGGCGCTCGTTTAACTTTTGATGACGGCTTAGCGCTATATCAATGCAAGGAACTTCCCATTCTGAGTTATATGGCAAATCATATACGTGAAAAGAAAAAACCTGACAATACCGTTACGTATATTATTGACCGCAATATTAATTATACGAATGTATGTGTCGACAAATGCAGTTTTTGTGCGTTTTACAGGCCGGTGGGCTCAAATGAGGGTTATGTGTTATCTTATGAAGAGATTGACAAGAAAATCGAAGAACTGATCGCGCTCGAAGGTATTCAGATTCTGATGCAGGGCGGATTAAATCCAAAATTAAAAGTAGCGTATTACGAAAATCTTTTCCGTCATCTAAAATCTAAGTTTCCGCAAATTTGGCTTCACTGTTTAAGCGCACCTGAAATAGATTACATAGCCAAAGTGTCTGATTTATCCGTAGAGGAAGCGCTCCGCCGTCTTAAAACTGCCGGATTGGATTCTATTCCCGGCGCAGGAGCCGAAATACTGGTAGATCGGGTTCGTACTGAAGTTTCCCGCGGGAAATGTGATTCAGAACGCTGGCTTGATCTGCATCGGATCGCGCATAAAGTGGGATTGACGACGACTGCCACGATGATGTACGGGCATGTGGAGACGCTCGAAGAGCGAATTGAACACATACTGAAGATCCGCGACTTACAAGATGAGAGCCTTAAGAATTACGGAAGAGGTTTTACGGCGTTCATACCGTGGAATTTTCAACCGGATAACGTCCCGCTCGGTCAAAATCCGAATATTCGCGTCACCACAACGGTCGAGTATCTTCAGACGCTTGCCATCTCGCGAATCATGCTGGATAATATCGACAATTTCCAGGTTTCCTGGGTTACGCAAGGTAAAGACGTCGCTCAGGTTGGACTCAATTACGGCGCTAATGATTTTGGAAGTTTGATGATTGAGGAAAATGTAGTGAGTCAAAACGGTACGACGTTCAACGTAACTGTCAAAGACATCGAAAAAATGATTTCGGATGCGGGCTATAATGCGAAACGTAGAAACAACCATTACGAGATTATAAATTAGAAATTTTGAATTGTGAATTTAGAATTCAAAATTTCTAATTTCATTCTAGTATTCTTTCTTCATTTCAGTTCCTCTATAAAAAAACTGCAGTATCTGTTTGTAAGTATATCCTTGCTTCGCCATCGTTCTCGCGCTGTACTGACACATACCGACCCCATGGCCAAAACCGGCGCCTTTACATTTCACCGACTGGATCGTTCCGTCCGGGTTTCGTATGATATCGAGACGGAACAGGGAACTGTACAGAATGTATTTTTCACCTCGTAAAATTCGACGGGCTTGTTCTCCGCTCACGATAAAACTGTCCTTGGTAAATCCTATTTTAAATTCCTTTACCCGCTGCGATGAATCGCGAGAGATCACGGCCAGATTATACAACCGTTGATTATCAATTTGTGAAACTTCTTCCTGCGGTATCACCACTTTCAGGTTTTCTTTGATCAATTTTTCAATTTCGTCACCTGTCCAATTCAATTCCCATCGGTAGTGCGGCGATTCTTCACACAGATTTTTACCTGCAACCTCGTTGTTTATACTCGCGAGATAGGTTGTTGGCGTCGAACTTTTCCAGACCTCCTGCACATTCGCCGTAACCCCGCCGCAAGTGGAGAAATAAAATGCATTGACCGGTTTCCCGCCCATGACCGCAATTTCACCGACCGTTTCGATCACAGCGCGTGTTGTGATATCACTTTCGCTTGACGCGCCTTCATACACCTGATCATTCACATCGCTTACGTAATCGTATTGTTTGTACTTGCCTTTATATCGAACCGCATAAGTCCGCGCCGCAACGGCCTGAGCTTTGGCGGCTTCTAATTGATCAGGCATGAGATTTCCAATTTCATTTCGCACTACCCCCATGAGGTAGGATTCCAAATCAAGGACATTGATCACATTGATCTTGTCTTCTTCCGGTAACAAAAGAAGATATCCGCGGTAGGAATTTCCACCAACGCTAAAGCGGATGTTCGCGGACTTGGTGTCCATTGAAAACGAAGCGGAAACGCCAATCGATTTCCCCGACGCATCAAAGACTTCTATTTTATCCTTGTTCCTCTTGAGTTCAATCCGTTGTTCCGCCGACACATACCCGACGTCTTGCCCCGAGATATTGTCTTTCACCGCAAATGCTGCATTGGCATATAAAGAAACGTTCGACGTTTTTTGAATTAAGATCTTGACCTGCGGAATCGATGCGTTATCCGGTAAGGAACGGGTCGTCATAGTCGACGAGCAACCTATGGCAGAAAAAGTGACTAGTGCGCAAAGGAGTAAAGTTTGACTTTTCATTAGTACGTTGGTTTCGTTCTGAAAAATATATCGTTGACTGCAACTAATATTACATAATTTTTTGATTAATGGAACAAATTTTTCGTAATAGTGTCAATGAAAGCGCCACGTCTCTTTTGGCTAAAATAAGAAGAGCCGCGTTCGGTAGAATGCGGCTCTTTTTTTAAAAATTAAAATAACGATAAGCTTGCTATCGGTGACGACAAGGATTTACTAAAACTTGAACCCTAGCCGCGTGAAATAGTAAGCGCCGCTGAATCCCATCTGAACGGCATCCCAATTTCCCCCGGTTTCAGTAAGACCCGCGTCATGTTGGTCCGGGTAAATATTGGCAATATTGTTTGCGCCGACGGTGATCATAATATTTTTTGAAACATCATAGCCAAAGGCTATGTTTGTAACAACTTTTGCCCGGTATTTGTCAATATTGCCGTCCCAGTTTTCTAGTTTTACTTCACCAAACCGAATGAATTGTAGGTTTGTTGTAAATGCATTCATTTTGTAATCAAACGTTAAGTTCATCTTACTGTCCGGCGCGGAAGCCAGTAGAAACAACTGTTCACGTCGGCCAAAATAAATGTCTTCCTTTCCTGCCAACTTGTCGGAAGTCTTTATTTTTTTACCCAGCGACATGTCCGTAAAGTTAGCGGCGTACGTGACATTCAGGCGACTGTTGTCCAGATATTTTGTCCAACCTAACACAATGTCCAGACCATTCGTTTTTGTGTCGATGGCATTGGTAAAGAATGATGCTTGAGCGATTCCTGCCGGGAAATACGCACTGATCGTCGTGTCCGAATTATCAAAAGCACCCGTCAACACAATTCGGTCTTTGATTACAACTCGGTACGCATCTACTGTTGCGGTAAAATCCTCATATTTTGCCGTGAAACCAAGGCTCATGTCAATCGCTTTTTCCTGTTTGAGCTTTGGGATACCCAGCGCCTTAGTAATTTCTGCATCATTTCTGGCAATAAGTTTTTCAACCGGTTCACCGCCGACAAAATCAGTAAAAGAAGAATTGAAATATTTTTGTGCAAGCGAAGGTGCTCGGAAACCGCTGCTGACAGATCCTCGCACGGATACGTCCGGCGTTACTTTGTAGCGAGTGGCAATTTTGCCATTAAACGTGTTTCCAAAATCGTTATAGTGCTCAAATCGCGCGGCGGTCCCGATCATGAGTTCCTGAGTGATATCAAATTCCGCATCCGCATACGCACCGATGTTGGTCCTGGACCAATTAAGTACATTAGACGGTTGGAACCCGGGAAACCCTTGTGATCCTGCGGGACGAAGCGTACTGTCCGTTCCGTCGAAATATTTTCCGCCATAGTTTTTCCAGGAACCTTCTTCGCCGGCAAAAATCTGATACTGGTCAACTCGAAAGGCTGCACCAAATGCGATATTCGCGCCTTGCGCTATACTCGGATAGAATTTGCTGAAATTGACTTCGCTCGTATTTTGAATAAGTTGGAATCCTCCGGCGTCAAATTTTGTCGGCGAGGCAGCCAAAAGCGATGCGTTTAGTGTGTGTTTAATCGTATAATCGAACCGGTTAGATCCGATCGTATTGTTCAGATCAACATCCCAACCGCTGAACTTTGTTCGGTAGCCGGCCGATAACGAATAGTCAGTTATGATCGAAGTAATGCGAGGATTAAATCCATTCGGATAAATTTCAGGAATATTTCTATCTTCGTCAGCGCCTCTGGTCCATGCATACGCATCCGTGTACCGATGATTATATCCGGCAAACGCATAAAAACTTGAGTTGGTAGAAATCGGAACGGCAGAATTCACATAGACCGCGAAGTTGTTGGCAGAAGCGTCTCCAAACTTTTCTCTGTATACATCAAAGGCGTCCGGATCGGTTGGACGATTGGTCTTGGCCTTTGAAACATAGTCCAGCGTGAAGTTGGCATAACCGTCTTGCCCAAGTCTTACACCGTAATTCGCGCTTGTGTTAACGGTTCCCCCGTCAAAAGTGTTATCAGGCTTTATGTCGTATTTTGGACCGACAAATAGATGAGAACTCGGGTCCGCATTGCTGAACCCGGTTGTAACCGATCCGGTAAATTCTTCAACTGATGATTTGAGAACAATATTGATGACACCGGCAATCGCATCCGATCCATATTGTGCGCTGGCGCCGTCCCGCAGAATCTCTATGCGTTCGATGGCCGCGGCCGGAATCGCATCAAGGTCTGTCCCTGTGTTTCCGCGTCCACGCGAACCAAATATGTTAATGAGAGAAGACTGATGACGACGTTTACCGTTGATGAGAACCAAAGTCTGATCCGGCCCTAATCCTCTTAAGGTGGCCGGATCAATATGATCTGCACCATCTGCCCCGGATTGTTTATTTGAATTGAAAGAAGGCGCGGTGTATTGCAGCAACTGATTAACACTCACTTGCCCGGAATGCTCAGTCACATCTTTCACCTGAATTACGTCTACCGCTACAGGTGTTTCTGTCACGGTTCGGTTGAAACTGCGCGTACCGACGATTTGGATCGCATTTAGCTCAATCACATTTTCCTTCATCACGACGTCTATTTCAGACTGGCCATTTACTGGTACCTCGAGTTTTGAGTAACCTATGTAAGAAAATACCAGAGTA comes from the bacterium genome and includes:
- a CDS encoding 4-hydroxybenzoyl-CoA reductase — its product is MMTLPSFEFLSPESTKDAVGLLDQYKDRAKILAGGTDLIPSMKNKLFEPEVVISINNIPELKKIHFDRKTGLTLGGLVSLTDVGHHPLVTENYPVLAEAAKKIATPLLQNKGTIGGNILLDTRCYYYNQSHFWRKAVNNCMKKDGDICRVAPGGHRCYAISSCDTVPVLYALDAVITLVSAQGERKIPLREFYQNDGMAFNKMLPNEILTQVQIPKLPTGFRGAYMKLRRRQAIDYPMLGVMVGLILDDNEICLDAKIILGAVFPCPWEVTEAQNVLIGKKITEKEIEEASEIAYNTAKPMDLTNFRPAYRKRMVKVFTRRILQNLSQQSEYTEEVLA
- a CDS encoding TonB family protein — protein: MTETTPTIPAHKVVKEYRVLYLESGLLAVLILHIIFVNFLPKMDTADISDLKRTDIVLEVNDIPQTRQALSVKGSPVKPVIPIASDITENILAEETDVRYGTEDGLLEIPAMPAPPGGKGKSEYFPAKLMVSKFPEYPAELQKQGVSGVIILQVKIDVTGKVIDHKVKLNTTKSSVLEKLSIETVYKCRYNPASDGKSPLVSWTDHRFEFLDKTVQ
- a CDS encoding YebC/PmpR family DNA-binding transcriptional regulator gives rise to the protein MGRIFEKRKYKMFARFDKMAKAFTRYGKEIAIAVKLSGPDPNLNPRLRTAIQNAKGVNMPKDRIDAAIKRASSKDEKDLQEVLYEGYGPHGIGILVECATDNPTRTVANIRMYFTKVGGSLGASGSVGFSFERKGVFKLEAPAVDLEELELELIDYGADDFAVDENEIYVYTSFADFTKMQKALEEKQFNIITAELQYVPKTSTQLSEEQEEDILKLIAIIEEDEDVQNVYHNMK
- the purD gene encoding phosphoribosylamine--glycine ligase, whose translation is MKILVIGNGGREHALVWKIAQSEKVTHIYCAAGNGGIRSLAECIPIKPTDINALLQFALQNKIDLTIVGPEQPLTLGIVDLFQQHELNIFGPSATAAEIEGSKVFAKNLMMKYGIPTAAFKSFTVIADAKAYITDMNQPCVVKADGLAAGKGAIVCPTLQEALTAVDTIKNELGEAGNSIVVEEMMEGEEASIFAVTDGINYLLLPAAQDHKRIFDGDRGKNTGGMGAYAPAPVMSSTLLDRVKKEIIEPTILAMTNEGRKYQGVLYCGIMLTRSGPKVVEFNCRFGDPECQAVLPLIKSDIVDMFLSVVNQSISSYRLDVRQQSSVCVVMASGGYPDQYEKNKEISGLDRMTDENTLIFHAGTDLINGKVCSSGGRVLGVTSCSEHLPDAIKKAYTAAEQIHFEKAYFRKDIGYRALKN
- the pabB gene encoding aminodeoxychorismate synthase component I, with the protein product MTSWYLREFHCKNSLLDLFAKLYLHEYSFFLYSSIFQNENSRFSYMSCDPSIVFTAKHNKIIINKKEKIEKYEGNPFQHFVSLMTAQKIDYKFNTHIAGMPFFKGGAIGYWGYDMKNHIEQLSSTAEDNPNLPDSCWMFYDGHIVIDHLKNKYYFVGTDEGIQRLEKVVNNNDNIQPKKEAVEYNITHTVTKADYMKQIGVVKEHIADGDVYELNLAQRFNVIFRKKEEWTEFRIFKNLIDVSPSPFSAFLKCGNVSVISSSPERFLRIHDREAESKPIKGTRPRHSDFFKDEAMYFELLHSEKDRAENVMIVDLVRNDLGRVSETGSVQVTRLFDIEKYSTVFQMVSTINSKLKENCTNIDVVKACFPPGSMTGAPKIRAMEIIDELELFNRGVYSGALGYIGYDGTMDLSVVIRTLILQGEKGYFQTGGAIVWDSEADEEYQECIDKAQGIIKALERLNRD
- the mqnC gene encoding dehypoxanthine futalosine cyclase, translated to MIDTIFDKIEKGARLTFDDGLALYQCKELPILSYMANHIREKKKPDNTVTYIIDRNINYTNVCVDKCSFCAFYRPVGSNEGYVLSYEEIDKKIEELIALEGIQILMQGGLNPKLKVAYYENLFRHLKSKFPQIWLHCLSAPEIDYIAKVSDLSVEEALRRLKTAGLDSIPGAGAEILVDRVRTEVSRGKCDSERWLDLHRIAHKVGLTTTATMMYGHVETLEERIEHILKIRDLQDESLKNYGRGFTAFIPWNFQPDNVPLGQNPNIRVTTTVEYLQTLAISRIMLDNIDNFQVSWVTQGKDVAQVGLNYGANDFGSLMIEENVVSQNGTTFNVTVKDIEKMISDAGYNAKRRNNHYEIIN
- a CDS encoding SpoIID/LytB domain-containing protein; translation: MKSQTLLLCALVTFSAIGCSSTMTTRSLPDNASIPQVKILIQKTSNVSLYANAAFAVKDNISGQDVGYVSAEQRIELKRNKDKIEVFDASGKSIGVSASFSMDTKSANIRFSVGGNSYRGYLLLLPEEDKINVINVLDLESYLMGVVRNEIGNLMPDQLEAAKAQAVAARTYAVRYKGKYKQYDYVSDVNDQVYEGASSESDITTRAVIETVGEIAVMGGKPVNAFYFSTCGGVTANVQEVWKSSTPTTYLASINNEVAGKNLCEESPHYRWELNWTGDEIEKLIKENLKVVIPQEEVSQIDNQRLYNLAVISRDSSQRVKEFKIGFTKDSFIVSGEQARRILRGEKYILYSSLFRLDIIRNPDGTIQSVKCKGAGFGHGVGMCQYSARTMAKQGYTYKQILQFFYRGTEMKKEY